A genomic window from Candidatus Delongbacteria bacterium includes:
- the yqeC gene encoding putative selenium-dependent hydroxylase accessory protein YqeC: protein MSPSSVFFDLLFDGVTQARGARIALFGAGGKTSLLHALGQEFAREHARVLLSSLTKAVPDERFPLLVLNDDTPPASLPFTPAERLLALLRSGHTPGKHAGLEPEQLRQSCELADLCIFENDGAAKHPLKVHRPPDPRVPDWSTHCVILVGAEVLDAPIGGGLVHRPEAFCAHWGWHDTDRLDEERLCRVLLGPRGYRAMLPAILDPVYLVNKADRWPAKARRLARALRAGGAERVHLGSLQEGWHERVQ from the coding sequence GTGAGCCCTTCTTCAGTGTTCTTCGACCTGCTGTTCGATGGAGTGACACAGGCGCGCGGCGCACGCATCGCCCTCTTCGGCGCAGGGGGCAAGACCAGCCTGCTGCATGCTCTGGGGCAGGAATTCGCACGCGAGCACGCGCGTGTGCTGCTCAGTTCGCTGACCAAGGCCGTCCCCGACGAGCGCTTTCCGCTGCTCGTGCTGAACGACGACACACCTCCCGCCAGTCTCCCTTTCACGCCGGCTGAGCGCCTGCTGGCCCTGCTGCGCTCGGGACACACTCCGGGCAAACACGCAGGACTTGAACCCGAGCAGTTGCGCCAGTCCTGTGAGCTGGCCGATCTCTGCATCTTCGAGAACGACGGTGCGGCCAAACACCCACTCAAGGTGCATCGCCCGCCCGACCCGCGCGTCCCGGACTGGAGCACACACTGCGTGATTCTGGTGGGAGCCGAGGTGCTGGACGCGCCCATCGGCGGCGGTCTGGTGCATCGGCCCGAGGCATTCTGCGCCCACTGGGGCTGGCATGACACAGACCGTCTTGACGAGGAGCGCCTCTGCCGGGTGCTGCTGGGGCCGCGTGGCTATCGGGCCATGCTGCCCGCAATTCTCGACCCCGTGTACCTGGTGAACAAGGCGGACCGCTGGCCCGCGAAGGCCCGGCGCCTGGCCCGAGCCCTGCGTGCCGGCGGTGCAGAGCGCGTGCATCTGGGCAGTCTGCAGGAGGGCTGGCATGAACGCGTCCAGTGA
- a CDS encoding molybdopterin-dependent oxidoreductase, which produces MKHIGKKTARVDGLALMRGKPVFADDIRLKDCLHLKILRSPHAHARITSIDASAALELPGVLRVLSWQDVRTHYYTTAGQGYPEPSPRDLLLLDQTMRFVGDKVALVVAESLEAAERALHHIHVDYEILPAIFDPEAAIDNPVVLHPEEGKSGIHDPARNIASEIFAEVGDVDAVLAGSAHVYSGRYSTPYVQQVSIEPHISLSWLDENERVVIRTATQVPFHVRRIVAEVLDLPVSRIRVIKPRIGGGFGGKQEILGEELVAWATLITGRPARLELTREEELYAARSRHPQIVDLTIGLDDQRRITAIDLKILENCGAYGPHALTVMSVTAQKTLTLYRSPAIRVHGQAVYTNLPVAGAYRGYGAPQGFFALESLMDEIAIALEVDPIELRRRNVVRVGDDVPIAKILGEGREGFPVVIQSSGMDECLDRGKLAIDWDRQRVEGKQGHLRTGVGMAAVAQGSGIPGIDMGAAWLKMNEDGSFNLQVGATDLGTGSDTALAQIAAEVLEVSMDKVLVYSSDTDLTPFDTGAYASSTTYISGGAVKKAAEAVREQILSQGRKLLKDPQATIGGGEVLSRDGRRMGYPEICTRSFYTDEQMQIQACASHMSYDSPPPFNATFATVSVDTRTGIVRVLKVVSITDAGQVINPQMAEGQVEGAIPQSLGMALSEYMIFDELGRPINRTLRDYSIYTSLDMPEIVAEFVPGHEPCGPFGAKAVAEIPINGPAIAVANAIANACGVRLRHCPFHPETLLTELDRLQATGAGT; this is translated from the coding sequence ATGAAACACATCGGCAAGAAAACCGCCCGGGTCGACGGCCTGGCCCTGATGCGCGGCAAACCCGTGTTCGCCGACGACATCCGGCTGAAGGACTGCCTGCACCTCAAGATCCTGCGCAGCCCCCACGCCCATGCACGGATCACCTCGATTGACGCCAGCGCGGCCCTGGAACTGCCGGGCGTGCTGCGCGTGCTCAGCTGGCAGGATGTGCGCACGCACTACTACACGACCGCCGGCCAGGGGTATCCCGAGCCCTCCCCGCGCGACCTGCTGCTGCTGGACCAGACCATGCGCTTCGTGGGCGACAAGGTGGCCCTGGTGGTGGCCGAAAGCCTGGAAGCGGCCGAGCGCGCCCTGCATCACATCCATGTGGACTACGAGATCCTACCCGCGATCTTCGATCCGGAAGCCGCCATCGACAACCCCGTGGTGCTGCATCCCGAGGAGGGCAAGAGTGGCATTCACGACCCGGCGCGCAATATCGCCTCGGAGATCTTCGCCGAGGTCGGCGATGTGGATGCCGTGCTGGCAGGCAGCGCCCACGTGTATTCTGGACGCTATTCCACACCCTATGTGCAGCAGGTGTCCATCGAACCCCACATCAGCCTGAGCTGGCTGGATGAGAACGAGCGCGTCGTGATCCGCACGGCCACCCAGGTGCCCTTTCATGTGCGCCGGATCGTGGCCGAGGTGCTCGACCTGCCCGTGAGCCGCATCCGGGTGATCAAACCGCGCATCGGGGGCGGTTTCGGCGGCAAGCAGGAAATCCTGGGCGAGGAGCTGGTGGCCTGGGCCACCCTGATCACCGGACGCCCCGCCAGATTGGAACTGACCCGCGAGGAGGAACTGTACGCCGCCCGCTCGCGCCATCCCCAGATCGTGGACCTGACGATCGGGCTGGACGACCAGCGCAGGATCACGGCGATTGACCTGAAGATCCTCGAGAACTGCGGTGCCTACGGCCCCCACGCCCTGACCGTGATGTCGGTGACCGCCCAGAAGACGCTGACCCTTTACCGTTCCCCGGCGATCCGCGTGCACGGGCAGGCGGTATACACCAACCTGCCGGTGGCGGGTGCCTATCGGGGATACGGAGCCCCCCAGGGCTTCTTCGCTCTGGAAAGTCTGATGGATGAGATCGCCATCGCGCTGGAGGTGGACCCGATCGAATTGCGCCGCCGGAACGTGGTGCGCGTGGGCGATGATGTCCCCATCGCCAAGATTCTGGGCGAGGGCCGCGAGGGATTTCCTGTTGTGATCCAGAGTTCGGGCATGGACGAATGCCTGGACCGCGGCAAACTCGCCATCGACTGGGATCGCCAGCGCGTCGAGGGCAAACAGGGCCACCTGCGCACGGGCGTGGGAATGGCGGCCGTGGCACAGGGCTCGGGCATTCCGGGCATCGACATGGGAGCCGCCTGGCTCAAGATGAACGAGGACGGCAGTTTCAACCTGCAGGTCGGGGCCACCGACCTGGGCACCGGTTCGGACACTGCTCTGGCACAGATCGCCGCCGAAGTGCTGGAAGTGTCCATGGACAAGGTTCTGGTCTACAGCTCCGACACCGACCTGACCCCCTTCGACACGGGCGCCTACGCCAGCAGCACCACCTACATCTCGGGTGGCGCAGTCAAGAAGGCCGCCGAGGCCGTGCGCGAACAGATTCTCTCGCAGGGGCGCAAGCTGCTCAAGGACCCGCAGGCCACCATCGGGGGCGGCGAGGTGCTGAGCCGGGACGGTCGCCGCATGGGCTACCCGGAAATCTGCACTCGCAGTTTCTACACCGACGAGCAGATGCAGATCCAGGCCTGCGCCAGCCACATGAGCTACGACTCGCCCCCGCCCTTCAATGCCACCTTCGCCACGGTCAGCGTGGATACGCGCACCGGCATCGTGCGAGTGCTGAAAGTCGTCTCGATCACGGACGCGGGCCAGGTGATCAACCCCCAGATGGCCGAGGGCCAGGTGGAGGGTGCGATTCCGCAGAGTCTGGGCATGGCGCTCTCCGAGTACATGATCTTTGACGAGCTGGGGCGTCCGATCAACCGCACCCTGCGGGACTACTCCATCTACACCAGTCTGGACATGCCGGAGATCGTGGCGGAATTCGTGCCCGGGCATGAGCCCTGCGGCCCCTTTGGCGCCAAGGCCGTGGCCGAGATTCCCATCAACGGGCCGGCCATCGCGGTGGCCAACGCCATCGCCAACGCCTGCGGGGTGCGTCTGCGTCACTGCCCCTTCCACCCGGAAACCCTGTTGACCGAGCTGGATCGCCTGCAAGCCACGGGCGCCGGAACGTGA
- a CDS encoding 2Fe-2S iron-sulfur cluster binding domain-containing protein, with amino-acid sequence MKSVLHLNGRTVEVEAPAGRTLLEYLREQELYSVKHGCDHGECGACAVLVDDRPHNACQLLLPLLTNRRVETLEHLDASGELTPLRDAFLDHGAAQCGFCTPGMLIVAVALRRQGGSLDEARVREALTGTLCRCTGYVKPVQAILAAEEPE; translated from the coding sequence AACGGCAGAACCGTGGAGGTGGAAGCCCCCGCCGGTCGGACTCTGCTGGAGTACCTGCGCGAGCAGGAGCTGTACAGCGTGAAACACGGCTGCGATCACGGCGAATGCGGTGCCTGTGCCGTGCTGGTGGACGACCGCCCGCACAACGCCTGCCAGCTGCTGCTGCCACTGCTGACCAATCGCCGGGTCGAAACCCTGGAACACCTGGACGCCTCGGGCGAGCTGACCCCGCTGCGCGACGCATTCCTGGATCACGGTGCCGCCCAGTGTGGCTTCTGCACCCCGGGCATGCTGATCGTGGCGGTGGCCCTGCGGCGCCAGGGCGGCAGCCTGGACGAGGCGCGTGTGCGCGAGGCACTGACGGGCACCCTCTGCCGTTGCACGGGCTATGTCAAGCCCGTGCAGGCGATTCTGGCCGCGGAGGAACCGGAATGA